In one window of Pseudodesulfovibrio sediminis DNA:
- a CDS encoding PAS domain-containing sensor histidine kinase, which translates to MPADSNNNQASEREKLIGLGKRSVSKSYYPELKTRLDELEQFRALLDLVNDAIFVVDADTGIILDISGSTQSMIGCGNADIVGSPFKRFLPRHLKRHANNLFHTDTENLQLETELRHPDCKLRAVPVDLTVQLTHLGERRRAIIVARDISERKANERRLKKSHDLLEIRVRERTRELARANRAKSEFLAIVSHELRTPLTSILGFSKIIRKKLVKAIYPAVDHKGDEKLIKEMERVKNNIDIISNEGARLTALINDVLDLAKLEANKIDYKFAPINPKDFINRSLEVTEALFKDSNLVMLLDLEPDLPKVNGDMDRLIQVMVNLISNGVKFTPKGSITCKARHVAKSVRISVSDTGVGIEKDVAETIFDKFTQVQPEQHHKPQGTGLGLSICKHIVHAHNGHIWVESQVNKGSTFIFILPVTSDK; encoded by the coding sequence ATGCCTGCTGATTCAAACAACAATCAAGCGAGCGAAAGAGAGAAGCTCATTGGACTTGGCAAACGTTCAGTCAGTAAAAGCTATTACCCTGAACTCAAAACCCGCCTTGACGAATTGGAGCAGTTTCGCGCCCTGCTGGATCTTGTGAACGATGCCATTTTCGTGGTCGACGCAGACACTGGTATCATCCTTGATATCTCCGGTTCCACACAATCCATGATCGGCTGTGGCAATGCGGACATAGTCGGTTCTCCCTTCAAAAGATTCCTGCCCCGTCACTTGAAACGACACGCGAACAATCTCTTTCATACCGACACGGAAAACCTGCAACTTGAGACGGAACTCCGTCATCCGGATTGCAAACTGCGCGCTGTCCCCGTGGATCTGACCGTCCAGTTGACTCATCTTGGCGAAAGACGGCGGGCCATCATCGTGGCTCGTGACATCAGTGAACGCAAAGCCAATGAACGTCGGCTCAAGAAGAGTCATGATCTGCTGGAGATCAGGGTCAGAGAGCGGACCAGGGAACTCGCTCGCGCCAACCGCGCCAAATCCGAATTTCTGGCAATTGTCTCCCATGAGCTGCGCACCCCGCTGACGTCCATTCTCGGCTTTTCGAAAATCATCCGCAAAAAGCTGGTCAAGGCCATCTATCCCGCAGTGGACCACAAGGGTGACGAGAAGTTGATCAAGGAAATGGAACGGGTAAAAAACAACATCGACATCATTTCAAACGAAGGTGCCCGGCTGACGGCCCTCATCAATGACGTCCTCGATCTGGCCAAGCTCGAAGCCAACAAGATCGATTACAAGTTCGCCCCCATCAACCCGAAAGACTTCATCAACAGATCACTGGAGGTCACGGAGGCGCTGTTCAAGGATTCAAATCTGGTCATGCTGCTGGATCTCGAACCCGACCTTCCCAAGGTCAACGGAGATATGGACCGATTAATTCAGGTCATGGTGAATCTCATCTCCAACGGGGTCAAATTCACCCCCAAGGGGAGCATCACCTGCAAGGCGCGCCACGTGGCAAAGAGTGTACGCATCTCGGTCAGCGACACCGGCGTGGGCATTGAAAAGGACGTGGCCGAAACCATCTTCGACAAATTTACCCAGGTGCAGCCGGAGCAGCATCACAAGCCCCAGGGGACCGGGCTTGGACTCTCCATATGCAAGCATATCGTCCATGCCCACAACGGACATATATGGGTAGAAAGTCAAGTGAACAAAGGCAGTACGTTCATATTCATCCTGCCGGTCACATCCGACAAATAA
- a CDS encoding GGDEF domain-containing response regulator: protein MGIAKILIVDDKPENLLTLESLLDYPDLELVRADSGAEALAQILDHDFALVLLDVHMPDMSGYEVAELMRGNKKTRNIPIIFVTAEVSNQQHIFKGYESGAVDYLFKPLEPVVFRSKVNVFLKIFRQKEALERNARELDRKLVELEELQQQLEETNEQLHMLSITDGLTGLYNKRQFNQLMADEWSRSMRHKSPFSVVLMDIDLFKEYNDTYGHAVGDECLRKVAAALTDVVKRGQDKVARVGGEEFAIILPDTDIEGAQLIGERVRSCIEDLCVIHQSSTVCEFVTASVGTCSTIPNMTNSSKDFMIRADQAMYQAKSAGRNASFNVQL, encoded by the coding sequence ATGGGAATCGCAAAAATACTCATCGTCGACGACAAACCTGAGAACCTGCTTACACTGGAGAGTCTGCTGGATTACCCAGATCTGGAGCTTGTCAGGGCGGACTCCGGCGCAGAGGCATTGGCCCAGATTCTGGACCATGATTTCGCGCTGGTGCTTCTCGATGTCCACATGCCGGACATGAGCGGGTATGAAGTGGCCGAACTCATGCGCGGCAACAAGAAGACCCGCAACATTCCGATCATCTTCGTGACCGCCGAGGTCAGTAATCAGCAGCATATTTTCAAAGGCTATGAATCCGGTGCCGTGGACTATCTGTTCAAGCCGCTGGAACCCGTGGTTTTCCGCAGCAAGGTGAATGTCTTCCTCAAGATTTTTCGCCAAAAGGAAGCGCTTGAGCGCAACGCCCGCGAACTCGACAGAAAGCTGGTGGAACTGGAAGAGCTCCAGCAGCAGCTTGAAGAGACCAATGAACAGCTGCACATGCTCTCCATCACCGATGGCCTGACAGGTCTGTACAACAAACGACAGTTCAATCAACTCATGGCAGATGAGTGGAGCCGCTCAATGCGTCACAAATCTCCCTTCTCTGTCGTCCTGATGGATATCGACCTGTTCAAGGAGTACAACGACACCTACGGCCACGCCGTCGGGGATGAATGCCTCAGAAAGGTGGCGGCCGCCCTCACCGATGTCGTCAAACGCGGACAGGACAAAGTCGCCCGCGTGGGCGGCGAGGAGTTCGCCATCATACTCCCAGACACGGATATTGAAGGCGCACAGCTCATCGGCGAACGGGTCAGGTCCTGCATCGAAGATCTGTGCGTGATCCACCAGAGTTCCACTGTCTGTGAATTCGTCACCGCAAGTGTCGGCACCTGCTCGACCATCCCGAACATGACCAACAGCAGCAAAGACTTCATGATCAGGGCGGACCAGGCCATGTATCAGGCCAAATCCGCAGGGCGAAACGCCAGCTTCAATGTCCAGCTCTGA
- a CDS encoding chemotaxis protein CheB translates to MSASNTPRYAAVVIGVSAGGLAALDQILPKLRKDFAMPVLVVQHIKPDSESYLPQHYNLRCPLEVKEAEDKVPLKAGTIYFSPPNYHLMVECDRSIALSIAPRVNFSRPSVDVLFETAAEVYGPELIGIVLTGANSDGAKGLAKIKRLGGLTVVQSPKTANTDTMPKAAIAATRVDHILPLEEISTFLNSVNDQG, encoded by the coding sequence ATGAGTGCGAGTAACACCCCCCGCTATGCAGCCGTGGTCATCGGCGTTTCTGCCGGTGGACTGGCAGCCCTGGATCAGATTCTGCCCAAGCTGCGAAAGGATTTCGCCATGCCGGTCCTCGTGGTGCAACACATCAAACCCGACTCGGAGAGCTATCTTCCCCAGCACTACAATCTCCGTTGCCCCCTTGAGGTCAAGGAAGCCGAAGACAAGGTCCCACTGAAAGCGGGCACCATCTACTTTTCTCCTCCCAACTACCATTTGATGGTGGAATGCGACCGTAGTATCGCGCTTTCCATTGCTCCCCGCGTCAACTTTTCACGCCCTTCGGTAGATGTCCTTTTCGAAACCGCCGCAGAGGTGTACGGGCCGGAACTCATCGGCATCGTCCTTACCGGCGCCAACTCAGACGGAGCCAAAGGACTGGCCAAGATCAAGCGGCTCGGCGGCCTGACCGTGGTCCAATCGCCGAAAACGGCGAACACCGACACCATGCCCAAGGCGGCCATCGCCGCCACCAGGGTGGATCATATTCTTCCGCTGGAAGAAATCAGCACGTTCCTCAATTCAGTGAACGATCAAGGATAA
- a CDS encoding FecR family protein: MLVKQHMITALVIFALMLLVLPAYANDQIGVVQTAEGECRVHRGDSILKAVEDLPIVLNDTVSTGSDAQIRIVFNDDTELIIAESSQASIDTYVYSDDAADVLFEFTKGTFRTITGEIVKNNPDGFNIQTPLTTIGIRGSDIYAIIQSGGEETGALHLGENHTLEIKTAKQTLSIKSSGLRAQIFPTGVIVGPTPIPEDRSKAMLKLGARSTSSPNTPPVIKTPTTTPNQVVKPPTVKQRPRFDNF; encoded by the coding sequence ATGCTCGTCAAACAACACATGATTACAGCGCTCGTCATCTTTGCGCTGATGCTCCTTGTCTTACCGGCATACGCCAATGACCAGATCGGGGTCGTTCAAACAGCCGAGGGGGAATGTCGCGTGCACAGGGGGGACAGCATTCTCAAAGCTGTCGAGGATCTGCCGATAGTGCTCAACGACACTGTCTCCACCGGCTCAGACGCCCAAATCCGCATTGTCTTCAACGACGACACCGAGCTCATTATTGCCGAGTCAAGCCAGGCCTCCATTGACACCTATGTTTACAGTGACGACGCAGCCGACGTGCTGTTCGAATTTACCAAGGGAACATTCAGGACCATCACCGGCGAAATCGTGAAAAACAACCCCGATGGGTTCAATATACAAACGCCTTTGACCACCATCGGCATACGGGGTTCTGATATCTACGCCATCATACAGAGCGGAGGAGAAGAGACCGGTGCGCTCCACCTGGGAGAGAACCACACGCTCGAAATCAAGACGGCAAAACAGACCTTGAGCATTAAGAGCAGCGGCCTGCGGGCGCAGATCTTTCCGACCGGGGTCATTGTCGGTCCTACCCCCATACCAGAGGACCGCTCCAAAGCCATGTTGAAGCTGGGAGCCCGCTCAACGTCATCGCCTAACACGCCGCCTGTAATCAAAACGCCCACTACCACCCCAAACCAGGTGGTCAAACCACCTACCGTGAAGCAGCGTCCCCGATTCGATAATTTCTAA
- a CDS encoding carboxymuconolactone decarboxylase family protein, which produces MTRYELGLKKLEEIDGQAGTNVIESLKDIAPDFATYLIEFPFGDIYARPGLDLQSREIATIAALTAMGTATPQLKVHITAGLNVGLSREQIVETIMQMAVYAGFPAALNGLFAAQDVFESLEPDTTC; this is translated from the coding sequence ATGACGCGCTACGAGCTGGGATTGAAAAAACTTGAAGAAATAGACGGACAGGCCGGAACCAACGTGATCGAGAGCCTGAAAGACATTGCACCGGACTTTGCAACCTATCTGATCGAGTTCCCTTTCGGCGATATTTATGCACGCCCCGGGCTGGATCTCCAATCACGGGAAATCGCCACCATCGCGGCCCTGACCGCCATGGGCACGGCCACGCCACAGCTCAAGGTGCATATCACAGCCGGACTCAACGTGGGGTTGAGCCGGGAGCAGATCGTGGAGACCATCATGCAGATGGCCGTGTATGCGGGGTTCCCTGCCGCACTCAACGGGTTGTTTGCGGCCCAGGACGTGTTCGAATCGCTTGAGCCGGATACCACCTGTTAG
- a CDS encoding nitrite reductase, with product MDTVDTLSVMPIARKDGTHVLRLCVNQGLLTPDMVRKIMDVMTKYALPSLRATTGQRFNLEGIPSDKVDEIAAALGTPVDKCPPGVSVCPGGDQCKYGMQDTRAMGDALLDLIKANGPYPFKIKSGVSGCAMACGLSFVRDVGLVGGAKGWNVYYGGAANRHACTGIVLGKKVSKAEALESIAKGLTYYKENAKKFERIGAMVRRLGRDVVAAALTE from the coding sequence ATGGATACTGTTGATACGTTGAGTGTCATGCCCATTGCACGCAAGGACGGCACACATGTCCTGCGTTTGTGTGTCAATCAGGGGCTGCTGACCCCGGATATGGTCAGGAAGATCATGGATGTCATGACCAAATACGCGTTACCCTCCTTGAGAGCCACGACAGGTCAGCGTTTCAACCTTGAAGGCATCCCGTCGGACAAGGTGGACGAGATCGCGGCTGCGCTCGGTACGCCTGTGGACAAGTGTCCCCCCGGCGTTTCCGTCTGTCCCGGCGGAGACCAATGCAAATACGGCATGCAGGACACCCGCGCCATGGGGGACGCGCTGCTGGATCTGATCAAGGCCAACGGTCCGTATCCTTTCAAGATCAAGAGCGGCGTGTCCGGGTGCGCCATGGCCTGTGGCTTGAGCTTTGTCCGTGACGTAGGGCTGGTGGGCGGAGCCAAGGGATGGAATGTATACTATGGCGGAGCCGCCAATCGCCATGCGTGTACCGGTATCGTGCTGGGCAAGAAAGTCAGCAAAGCCGAAGCGCTTGAATCCATTGCCAAAGGACTGACCTACTACAAGGAAAACGCCAAGAAGTTCGAGCGGATCGGAGCCATGGTTCGCCGTCTGGGCCGTGACGTGGTGGCGGCTGCCCTGACTGAATAA
- a CDS encoding MerR family transcriptional regulator yields the protein MKISELAQRLDVSPHTLRYYEKIGLIRDVDRAGGRRVYTENALNWMRFILRLKQTGMPLKKIQRYSDLRHKGDSTLSERKAMLLSHRQDLEENINQLQSHLVALDQKIEIYETLEKEYDALRAGIEKT from the coding sequence ATGAAGATCAGCGAACTGGCTCAACGACTCGACGTCTCGCCCCACACCCTGCGCTACTACGAAAAAATCGGTTTGATCCGGGATGTGGACAGGGCCGGAGGGCGGCGGGTCTACACTGAAAACGCCCTGAACTGGATGCGCTTCATCCTGCGCCTCAAACAGACCGGGATGCCGCTGAAAAAAATTCAACGGTATTCTGATCTCCGGCACAAAGGGGATAGTACGCTATCGGAACGCAAGGCCATGCTCCTTTCTCACCGGCAGGATCTGGAGGAGAATATCAATCAACTCCAATCCCATCTGGTCGCACTGGACCAGAAAATTGAAATCTACGAGACATTGGAGAAAGAGTATGACGCGCTACGAGCTGGGATTGAAAAAACTTGA
- a CDS encoding CheR family methyltransferase — MSDFTDIDNERLEIQLLLEAIYIKYGYDFRDYSCAHTKRRLEHRMNLEKISNYSAMLHRLIYNQDFFEKLLLDLSINVTEMFRDPWFYKKVREAVIPHLQTYPYIKVWHAGCSAGQEVYSMAVLLQEENMASRSQIYATDFNEMILAKAKDGIYPMDLVREYTANYQKSGGNNSFSDYYTADYDNVVMSSTLRKQVLFSSHNLVTDGVFGEMNVIFCRNVLIYFNRDLQNRVLELFCDSLCPGGFLCLGSKENIKFSSVANKFEVIADREKIYRKKRTA; from the coding sequence ATGAGTGACTTCACCGACATTGACAACGAACGCCTGGAGATTCAGCTTCTCCTGGAGGCCATATACATCAAATACGGCTATGACTTCCGGGATTACTCCTGCGCCCATACCAAGCGCCGTCTTGAACACCGGATGAACCTGGAGAAAATCAGCAACTACTCTGCCATGCTGCACAGGCTGATATACAACCAGGACTTCTTTGAGAAGCTGCTGCTAGACCTGTCCATCAATGTCACCGAGATGTTCCGCGACCCGTGGTTCTACAAGAAGGTCCGGGAAGCGGTCATCCCCCATCTCCAGACATATCCGTATATCAAGGTATGGCATGCAGGGTGTTCCGCCGGGCAGGAGGTCTACTCCATGGCCGTTCTCCTGCAGGAGGAGAACATGGCAAGCCGCTCCCAGATTTACGCGACCGACTTCAACGAGATGATCCTGGCCAAGGCCAAAGACGGCATATACCCCATGGACCTGGTCCGCGAATACACCGCCAATTATCAGAAGTCCGGCGGCAACAACTCCTTTTCCGACTACTACACGGCCGACTATGACAACGTGGTCATGAGCAGCACGCTGCGCAAGCAGGTGCTCTTCTCCTCCCACAATCTGGTCACCGACGGCGTCTTTGGTGAGATGAACGTCATCTTCTGCCGGAACGTGTTGATTTATTTCAACAGAGACTTGCAGAACAGGGTTCTGGAACTCTTCTGTGACAGCCTGTGCCCAGGCGGATTTCTTTGCCTCGGGTCCAAGGAAAACATTAAGTTCTCCAGTGTCGCAAACAAATTCGAAGTGATTGCGGACAGAGAGAAAATCTACAGGAAGAAACGGACGGCCTAG
- the ercA gene encoding alcohol dehydrogenase-like regulatory protein ErcA, with product MDTAYISKLRKFVAPEFIFGADASMLAGQFAANLSVSKALVVTDSTLMSLDFSDRILDTLKSEGITCVMFSDVSPNPREDEVMAGAALFDKEGCDALIAIGGGSPMDCAKAIGIVCTNKRHVLEFEGVDKVDRPGPPLICIPTTAGSAADVSQFCIITALDRKAKIAIVSKSALPDVALIDPVLTMSMDRNLTAYTGLDALTHATEAYVSNASSAITDLNALEAVRMTKRHLVTAVNEPDNLLARSGMMLASTYAGLAFSNAILGAVHAMAHSLGGLLDLPHGLCNAILLEHVIRYNFSAAPEKYRKLGIALDADIPKDLPLDEMCERVVGAYTSFKQSVGVQSSLCDLGVTKADFPLLAEHAMADACMLTNPKELSVQEITEIFKNAC from the coding sequence ATGGACACAGCCTATATTTCCAAACTGAGAAAATTTGTTGCTCCCGAATTCATTTTCGGAGCCGACGCTTCCATGCTGGCTGGGCAATTTGCCGCCAACCTTTCCGTTTCAAAGGCCCTGGTCGTCACGGATTCGACCCTGATGTCGCTGGATTTTTCGGACAGGATACTCGACACCCTCAAAAGTGAAGGGATCACCTGTGTCATGTTCTCCGACGTCAGCCCCAACCCGCGTGAAGACGAGGTCATGGCTGGCGCCGCGCTCTTCGACAAGGAAGGATGTGACGCGCTCATCGCCATCGGCGGCGGCTCTCCCATGGATTGCGCCAAGGCAATCGGCATCGTCTGTACCAACAAACGACACGTGCTCGAATTTGAGGGCGTGGACAAGGTCGATCGCCCCGGCCCACCCCTGATCTGCATTCCCACCACAGCAGGCAGCGCGGCTGATGTCTCCCAGTTCTGCATCATCACCGCTCTGGACAGAAAGGCAAAAATAGCTATTGTTTCCAAGAGCGCACTTCCCGATGTCGCGCTCATCGACCCCGTGCTGACCATGTCCATGGACCGTAATCTTACGGCGTACACCGGCCTTGATGCCCTGACGCACGCCACAGAAGCCTATGTCTCCAACGCGTCGTCGGCCATCACCGACCTGAATGCCCTGGAGGCCGTTCGGATGACCAAGAGGCATCTGGTCACAGCAGTCAACGAACCGGACAATCTTTTGGCACGAAGCGGCATGATGCTCGCTTCGACCTATGCGGGGCTGGCCTTCTCCAACGCCATCCTCGGCGCGGTGCATGCCATGGCCCACAGCCTGGGAGGTCTCCTCGACCTGCCCCACGGTTTATGCAACGCGATCCTTCTGGAACATGTGATCCGGTATAATTTTTCTGCAGCCCCGGAAAAATATCGCAAGCTCGGCATTGCCCTGGATGCGGATATCCCCAAGGATCTCCCGTTGGATGAAATGTGCGAAAGGGTCGTGGGCGCGTATACCTCGTTCAAACAATCCGTAGGAGTCCAGAGTTCGCTCTGTGATCTCGGAGTGACCAAGGCCGACTTCCCCTTGCTGGCAGAACACGCAATGGCCGATGCCTGCATGCTGACCAACCCCAAAGAGCTCTCCGTCCAGGAAATAACGGAAATATTCAAGAATGCCTGCTGA